The stretch of DNA caGTTATATGTAAGGCCAGGGATGCTGTCTGACATTGCAGGGACCAATATTCAGGGCTGGCCTTTTGGACCTATTGGGCCCTGCACCAGTGGGAATAAGTATATAAAgcagttggtgagcaacatccaaggggttggggagcaacatgttgctcaggagccactggttggggatcactgccatagactgtcactatgtagtgggctggtgggggctgtttgggcctctgtgtcctagaaatgccagggcctattttgaatcccagtacagtCCTGGTCATAAGACCCCCTAGAACCAATATAATGACCAATATGCattgatataccaaagtatgtggcatccACGAAGAGTCTTTCACTGTGTAGTGTGTgcttgaggggccaataatcactcaAACTGTATATAGAATGCTTGGTGTTTCAGTGCctagtgcttgggggccacagtgtgccaTGATTTGTTGGGGGCCAATGTAACGAGAAAGAAAGGTGATAGGGCAGGGTTACATCATCAGTTACATggacagagagaaagagaatctTGGAATcttgtgccagctggcaacaccttgtgtagggggcctGCCAAAATGGTCTTAATTGGGTCCTGTTTATAAAACCGACCCTGCCAATACAACTAAGTTAGTAGGGTTCCACCCCTTCCCCCAAAGGGGCCTGGGTCCTTAGCTGTCTGCCTAACCAAGAagtggtttaaaaataaataaaaactcatctATATAAGTAATGTCTTGTCCATGCTCTAGATATCCCTGGGCTATGCCGTTATTTAACATAACGTCCCTGGCCCTCTTTGTTGCTCTGTTGCATTTACTTCTCACTTTTGTGTTTCCGAGCCGCCATCATGACAAGGCCCTTAGTGTACCCCTTATTTAGCATTGAGACAAAAGGAAGAGGGTCTCTGTGCCCTAGAGCTTACTGTTTAAATGTGGGAGATAAATTGAACAAAATGTGTTATTCTAGCTCtcagtataaatataaacttaTCAATGTTCTTCCtgtaaattatagaaagattggCAAAGGATTATTTTTGTATGGTGCACATACAGGTCTGTATAGGAAATCTTCTTATCAATGAGTGACACCAACTGTGCACTGTACAAATTAGTGGACATATTATCATGATATGTTTGTAAAACAGGGTCTATCAAAATAATGTAATATGCCCGCAGTCTATGGAGACCATAAGCAGGGACTACAAATATTTAGCCGGCTGCTAATAGTTAGATAATCTTCTAGAAAATCGGTAAGTAAAAGGGTTATCCACAAGTAGTGGTATAGGACAGAGACTGTGCCCCAGAACAGATGGCCCATACCTTGTTTAAAGACTGTTTTGGATTGCAGTTTTATCATTGCACTACTGGTGGTCAATTATAAGGAGCCTATATGTGATGctgaaatgtttgctttcaatagGAAGATGTAGATGCTTTTATGAAGAAACCTGGAAATGAGACAGCAGATGCAGTACTCAAGAAACTGGATGAGCAGTATCAGAAATATAAATTTATGGAACTTAATTTGACCCAGAAAAAAAGAAGGTATGTTGGTGGCTTGCTCTTTCTAATATGCCAGTATCATTTTGTATAAGAAACCTAAcaatttattttgtctttttcagGCTAAAGAGCCAGATTCCAGAAATTAAGCAGACCTTAGAAATTTTAAAACACATGCAGAAGAAAAAGGTAATGCATTAAAAGCCAAAGAACAGCTTTTAATTTATTGCATATGGTTGATGCATATTTTTCCACATTAAGTAGCTCTGCACACTAAAATTTCTCTCATTACCTTCAGAAGTACAGTGgacttaaaagggttgttcacttttgagttaacttttatcatgacgtagagagtaatattctgaaacaacttgcaattggtctttattttttatttgtatttttattccaCTTTCTATATATTAGTGTGCCCAATAATGCTGATCTTTATAGCTTTTAAGCAACTGGTCATGTTCTCCTGCCTCCTTACATGTGACCCCTTGCTTCCCTTCCCTGTACACTTGACTTGAGTGGGTAATTTGCAGTTCAGCTTTACAGGTTGCTCTTCATATTGCCTAATTCTTTCCTCCTTTTCTGCATATTGCTCTACAGTAGATTCTCTCTGACAATGTTTCTGAATAGTTTTTAATTGTGTAAAAAACTTTGTGTTTATTGATGCACGGTTGGTGGGTGATTACTGCCCAAACATTGATGTCATCGGCTGCACTTGGGCGCCAATTTAGGTTTGAGTGGGTCTGTGTGCTaagtttgttcactttgagaaagttTTTCTAATTGTGCTTGTTTAGTGTCATTTCTTACGATTCAACTACATACTAGGCAGTTTAAAAacgcacccctttagattagaggaacggagcttccatttaaaggagCGTAGgaggtttttcacagtgagggcagtgaggtttgggaatgcccttcctagtaatgtggtaatggcagattctgttaatgcctttaagagggacctggatgagttcttgaacaagcatagtatccaaggctattgtgatactaatatctacagttagcattaatgtttttatatatagtttatgtatgtgagtgtatgtataggttagtgtgtgctgggttcacttggaagggttgaacttgatggactctggtcttttttcaaccctatgtaatgcTATTGACCCACTCATACCTTGGCCTCAGGATGTGGGGTTTAATAACTGACCCATTCTGCTCTCTGCAGAATTACCTCCTTAAATTAAATGTAGGTTTCAGAAAAACACCCTTTGAACTCGCCCTCTGTATGAAAATGGAGTGAAAGTCCTTTGGCGATCCTCAAccctgtaattatatttttacgtaaatatttatataccttaGTCTATTTTTCTTGAATTGATAACTGAAGTCTTTGTTCTCTTTTCACatgtatttttatctgtatttatataaccCTACTTGTACATAAAGTTCCATATAATAAAACCGTACATTAAAGAACAGAATGATgaccatttataaaaaaaaaaaaaggttaagccAAAAATGTGTATAATTGCATTTAAGATGCACAAATGAAGAAGGCAGTTGGTGCTCCACAATCTACATAGGTtgtaattaacaaaaaaaatgatttgcaaattttgcttatagatagacacagcacagtgatgtttttttttggtgtggtATGATTATTAAGGGCTTCTGTTGATTATGTCAGACACCCATcagcataataaaaatattttaataattttcatTATAAAGGGTTGCTTGAGAAAGACACCTTGGTATGCGACCAAGATTATATGTTACTACAGATTAAATGCGTTAAAATGGTTTAGTTACAGTGCTTCAGGGAACAGTGCTTGATCCGTTGGTTGATCAGTGTTGACAAATGTTAGTTCTTTTTGTAAAGATAAACATTTGTTGTAAGCTACACTGATAAATTACTGGTAAATCTCTAACATTGTCATTGTGTACTCACAGTGTTATTTGTTTCTAGGATACTACTGAACCAATGAAAACTAGGTTTCTGCTAGCCGATAATCTGTACTGTAAAGCATCTGTGCCACCTACAGACAAAGTCTGCCTGTGGTTGGGGGTGAGTATGTCTGATGTCTGTACTTAAATTCAGTGTTGTctgtttattgtaaaaaaaaataattggaagtttaaaggtggccacacgtggcgatttgcgatctttcgtgtgaccaccggtcgcacgaaagatcgttcaatcggtcgctaacgttcagggctaaaacggcagataaggaggtagaaactataggatttctacctccttctgccgattcagccctgaaggcagattttgctcaggcgcccaatcaaaatcttttaacctgcccgatcggcaagtcgaccgatatccgcagcgaATATCGTATgatacgaggtttcgtacaatattatcggtgcgtgtatggccagcttaagcctatGAACTAAAATGCCTTCTGCCTTATTCAAGTTGGGCAGGCCATTATTCCACTGTTAAGGCAGAAGGCATTTTAGTTCATGGGCTTAAACTTCCAGTCTTTGGTGTGGGCACCATTTGTGCAATGCTAGCTTGCCATCCAAACGTATCCAAGTTGGGCAGGCCATTATTCCACTGTTGAGTATTGATGGCAAGCTGGCATTGCACAAATGGTGCCCACACCAAAGACAGAAGAACACATCGTGCCACATTTCTATGACTTGCCCTTATTACATTGTTCAGTGGTGGTTCTCTGTCACAAATGTATTTGATACCTCCCATAGCAACATACCAAGGTGGTTTAAAAAGTGACTGATTAATTAAAAATTACAAGGGCAGCAAGAGAATGAAAACACTTGAAACTGCaatgtaaactatagtagagtttaaGTAAATTGTGAAAAAAGTGAAGAgttgtattacttttttttttttagaaaagagtggttgcttgaaagtttgtgaacccttcagaatgttctatatttttatatgaatgtgacctaaatcattataaataatgttttgtgaaggtgaactgccccttatAGCTTTTGTGGAAAGTTATAtttctgtccttatatatattttgttttaattttgtatttgatttttttcccttcCAAAAAGGCAAATGTTATGCTTGAGTACGATATTGATGAAGCTCAGGCTTTACTTGAAAAGAATCTTTCAACTGCTACAAGAAACCTTGATTCTACAGAAGAAGACCTCGACTTCCTTAGGGACCAGTTCACTACTACAGAAGTCAGTATCCTTTTGAAAGAACCAAAAATGCTTCAGACTATCAAAATGCTGGTCTATTGACAGCAAAGTTCACTATAAACAGTgttatgcataaataaaaacgGTTGTCGGTGGTTATAGGCATTGGGATAACCACAGTTATACTGTAGCAAAGTCTGTGCAGCCCCTAATTCTAAACTTAATTTAGTGAAAAGTTCTCCATTTCTGCTGTTGGCAGTATTATGCTTTATTCATGTGCCACTGGCCTGTTCTATGTAAAATTTAACAGTGATTGATCATCATTGACTTGTTTCCTTTCCCCAGCggttcctatcacatttacacagcaCAACAGGAACACAATAGGGACATCAAGAGACTATTCACTTGCCAGTTTTAGtgtggaggaaacccatgcagtc from Xenopus tropicalis strain Nigerian chromosome 8, UCB_Xtro_10.0, whole genome shotgun sequence encodes:
- the vbp1 gene encoding prefoldin subunit 3 isoform X1, with amino-acid sequence MKKPGNETADAVLKKLDEQYQKYKFMELNLTQKKRRLKSQIPEIKQTLEILKHMQKKKDTTEPMKTRFLLADNLYCKASVPPTDKVCLWLGANVMLEYDIDEAQALLEKNLSTATRNLDSTEEDLDFLRDQFTTTEVNMARVYNWDVKRRNKDDPSKSKA
- the vbp1 gene encoding prefoldin subunit 3, which encodes MAVTSEGAGVAGLKRTHLGIPEAVFVEDVDAFMKKPGNETADAVLKKLDEQYQKYKFMELNLTQKKRRLKSQIPEIKQTLEILKHMQKKKDTTEPMKTRFLLADNLYCKASVPPTDKVCLWLGANVMLEYDIDEAQALLEKNLSTATRNLDSTEEDLDFLRDQFTTTEVNMARVYNWDVKRRNKDDPSKSKA